One window from the genome of Rariglobus hedericola encodes:
- a CDS encoding amidase, which produces MSVLFERMTFADWQRLSPAEVARTLHAKADALRPGQREAVFAMLACEEEIAGRLERIGEGVTANPLLAGVPFVVKDVFDAAGWPTKAGSTFLDEERPRPEADGVLVKTLRETGAVLAGKTHLHEFAYGITGENPHYGYVEHPRLPGRTSGGSSSGSAAAVAAGVVPLAFGTDTAGSIRVPAAFCGLFGFRMAPHHPWIADAFPLAPSFDTAGWFTANAGDMAASFQALLGVKATGRVWRGAWLPFGDVDTELVAAQASAAASLCGPLEAELADRLRVEFAEAPKAFGALRGPEAWAVHANWAERRKDAYDPVVFARVIAGRDMTAEAQAAAKVARERLIAAFGAVWERYDFLVLPATPCVAPVKADCTQATRDRIFQLTTPVSLAGLPALTLPVALPGGFSTGLQMVAPTCDAPVFADVLALTYENHPTSHC; this is translated from the coding sequence ATGTCAGTTTTGTTTGAGCGCATGACGTTCGCCGACTGGCAACGACTCTCGCCGGCCGAAGTGGCCCGCACGCTTCACGCGAAGGCGGATGCGTTGCGGCCCGGACAACGCGAGGCGGTGTTCGCGATGCTGGCGTGCGAGGAGGAGATCGCGGGGCGGTTGGAACGTATCGGCGAAGGAGTGACGGCGAATCCGTTGCTCGCGGGGGTGCCATTTGTGGTGAAGGACGTTTTTGATGCGGCGGGATGGCCGACGAAGGCGGGTTCTACTTTTTTGGATGAGGAGCGTCCGCGGCCGGAAGCGGATGGGGTGCTTGTGAAGACACTGCGCGAGACGGGGGCGGTGTTGGCGGGAAAGACGCACCTTCATGAGTTTGCTTACGGAATCACCGGGGAGAATCCGCATTACGGCTACGTGGAGCATCCGCGGTTGCCCGGACGGACTTCGGGCGGGTCGAGCAGCGGGAGCGCGGCGGCGGTGGCGGCGGGCGTGGTTCCGCTGGCGTTTGGGACGGATACGGCGGGATCGATACGGGTGCCGGCGGCATTTTGCGGACTGTTTGGTTTTCGGATGGCGCCGCATCATCCGTGGATCGCGGATGCGTTTCCACTGGCGCCGAGTTTTGATACGGCGGGTTGGTTTACGGCCAACGCAGGTGACATGGCGGCGAGTTTTCAGGCGCTGCTCGGCGTGAAGGCGACGGGGCGGGTCTGGCGTGGGGCCTGGCTGCCGTTTGGCGATGTCGATACTGAGCTGGTGGCGGCGCAGGCGAGCGCGGCGGCTTCGTTGTGCGGTCCGCTGGAGGCGGAGCTGGCGGATCGGTTGCGGGTGGAGTTCGCGGAGGCGCCGAAAGCGTTTGGGGCGTTGCGCGGGCCCGAGGCGTGGGCGGTGCATGCGAATTGGGCCGAGCGGCGCAAGGACGCGTATGATCCGGTGGTCTTTGCCCGCGTTATAGCGGGTCGCGATATGACGGCGGAGGCGCAGGCGGCGGCGAAGGTCGCGCGCGAGCGGCTGATCGCGGCGTTTGGGGCGGTATGGGAGCGGTATGATTTTCTGGTGCTGCCGGCGACGCCGTGCGTGGCGCCGGTGAAGGCGGATTGCACGCAGGCGACGCGGGACCGGATTTTTCAGCTGACCACGCCGGTGAGTCTGGCGGGGTTGCCGGCGTTGACGCTGCCGGTGGCGTTGCCCGGTGGTTTTTCAACGGGTTTACAGATGGTGGCGCCGACGTGTGACGCGCCGGTGTTTGCCGACGTGCTCGCTCTTACTTATGAAAATCATCCGACATCTCACTGCTGA